GAACTCGATCGGCGCGCCTCGATAGGCGTAGAGATCTTCCTTCTGAGTGGCCAGCGCATGGAACGCATGGCCGGCTTCGTGGAACATGGTTTCGACATCCCGCTGCACTCCGACCGCATTCATGAAAATGAAGGGTAAGCGTGCCTCGGCTAGGGTCGACTGGTATCCGCCGGGCGCCTTGCCTTTCCGGTTTTCCAGGTCGATCAGCTTGCGCGTCTGCATCAGGCGAAAGCCGCTTCCCAGCTCGGGAGAAATCTGATCGAACACCTTCTGGGAGGCCGACGTGAGTTTGTCGACCGATTGGAAGGGGCGCAGCGGAGCACGGTTGAATGGATCCACCGCCATGTCCCACGGGCGCAGTGCGGGAACCTTCAGGTTTTCCCGGCGCTTCTCTTGAAGCTCGCGCAGAACGGGCATGATCTCCCCCTCGACCGCGTCGTGGAATCGTTCGCAGTGTTCGGGCGTGTAGTCGAAGCGACCGCGCAGCCGGAAGGCGTAGTCGCGATAGTTGGCATAGCCCGCGTTCTTGGCCATCCGCTCGCGCAGGTCGAGCAACCCTTCGAACTGGGCTTCGAACGCTTCGCTCTCCTGCAGTCGGCGGTTGGCCACGAGTTTCCAGACGTCTTCGCGGACCCCTCGGTCCTGCTCTTCCAGGAAGGGGCTCATCTGGGGGAGGGTGCGTTCCTTGCCCTGATACTGAACCGTCAGGGAGCCGCTCAGCTTTTGATATTGCTGTCCGAGTTTGGCTTCCTCGGTTTCGAGCGCGACGTTCTCAGGTCGGAACAACTCCACGCGCAGGACGGTGTCGCGATGCAGGATTCGATAGCGTTCTTCGGGAAGCTTCGAGCTCAGTGGGTGGGCCAGAAAAATCTCCGAGATCTGCTGCTGCCAGGGCTTGAGTTCGGGTTCGATGGATTCGACGAATTCCAGATAGGCTTTCTCGGCACCCGGGTCGTCGGTGTGGCAAGTCATCGCGATGTAGCGTCGGGAAGACTCCTCATCCAGAGCGGCGCTGAGCTCACCCCAGGCTAGGATCCAGGCTTCGAAATCGGCCACCGAGGCGCAGGCGGCGGCATCCGCTTTCAGACGTTGGAAGAGCGGTTCGATGGACGCCCACTCTCCGAGGTTGATCTGGCTCGGAACGAAGCGTCGCGCGCTAAAAGGCG
The DNA window shown above is from Verrucomicrobiales bacterium and carries:
- a CDS encoding M3 family oligoendopeptidase, whose amino-acid sequence is MSLLPFGELTPFSARRFVPSQINLGEWASIEPLFQRLKADAAACASVADFEAWILAWGELSAALDEESSRRYIAMTCHTDDPGAEKAYLEFVESIEPELKPWQQQISEIFLAHPLSSKLPEERYRILHRDTVLRVELFRPENVALETEEAKLGQQYQKLSGSLTVQYQGKERTLPQMSPFLEEQDRGVREDVWKLVANRRLQESEAFEAQFEGLLDLRERMAKNAGYANYRDYAFRLRGRFDYTPEHCERFHDAVEGEIMPVLRELQEKRRENLKVPALRPWDMAVDPFNRAPLRPFQSVDKLTSASQKVFDQISPELGSGFRLMQTRKLIDLENRKGKAPGGYQSTLAEARLPFIFMNAVGVQRDVETMFHEAGHAFHALATQKEDLYAYRGAPIEFCEVASMSMELLGNEFLEEFYSPAEAQRARRDHLEGVLKVLPWIATVDAFQHWIYTHPKHARSERTAAWVQLMGRFGDKVDWTGFEAVRANLWHRQLHIFLHPFYYIEYGIAQLGALQVWANSKKDKPGALRDYLKGLSLGGSRPLPELFQAAGCRFDFSRETIKPLVQLVRNEMAKLA